The following coding sequences are from one Salvia hispanica cultivar TCC Black 2014 chromosome 3, UniMelb_Shisp_WGS_1.0, whole genome shotgun sequence window:
- the LOC125214771 gene encoding protein ENHANCED DISEASE RESISTANCE 2-like isoform X2 produces the protein MSNSKVVYEGWMVRYGRRKIGRSFIHMRYFVLESRLLAYYKKKPQDNVVPTKTLLIDGNCRVEDRGLKNNHGHMVYVLSVYNKKDKYNRITMAAFNIQEALIWKEKIESVIDQHQESQATNGNKYVSFEYKSGVDNGRNASSSEHDSQFSAAEDDDTNRSLLRRTTIGNGPPESVYDWTKEFDSDLANQNSNNQAFSRKYWRLLQCQNGLRIFEELDEVDILPKSCSRAMKAVGVVEATCEEIFELIMGMDTTRCEWDCSFQYGSLVEEVDGHTALLYHRLQLDWFPTFVWPRDLCYVRYWRRNDDGSYVVLFRSREHENCGPQPGFVRAHIESGGYNISPLKPRNGRPRTQVQHLMQIDLKGWGVGYVSSFQQHCLLQMLNSVAGLREYYSQTDERPVAPRIPVMVNMTSISSSSKRSKKLQSSSAHHRSPSLDQIHAANRNAVLMDEDSDEDEDLQADQEALSSAFEVEDKRTGHEEESTDQIDLSIFSGNLRRDDHDKARNCWTLSNGNNFRVRSKHFCYDKSKIPAGKHLMDLVAVDWFKDTKRMDHVARRLGCAAQVASDKGLFSIVFNLQVPGSTHYSMVFYFVSKELVPGSLLQRFVDGDDEFRNSRLKLIPSVPKGSWIVRQSVGSTPCLLGKAVDCNYIRGPKYLEVDIDIGSSTVANGVLGLVIGVITSLVVDMAFLVQANSTDELPERLIGAVRVSHIELSSAIVPVLETDSSDSQKT, from the exons ATGTCAAACTCGAAGGTGGTTTATGAAGGATGGATGGTGAGATACGGCCGCCGGAAGATTGGAAGATCATTTATTCACATGCGATATTTTGTGCTTGAGTCTAGGTTGTTGGCGTATTACAAGAAGAAGCCCCAAGACAATGTG GTGCCGACCAAGACGCTTCTTATAGATGGAAACTGTAGGGTGGAGGACCGAGGACTGAAGAATAATCATGGTCAT ATGGTGTACGTTCTGTCTGTATACAACAAGAAAGACAAATATAATCGAATCACA ATGGCAGCTTTCAACATTCAGGAGGCACTGatttggaaagagaaaattgaaTCTGTTATTGATCAG CATCAAGAATCTCAAGCTACTAATGGTAACAAATACGTTTCTTTTGAATATAAATCTGGTGTGGATAATGGGAGGAATGCTTCATCATCAGAACATGATAGCCA GTTTAGTGCTGCAGAAGATGATGATACTAATCGAAGTTTGTTACGTAGAACAACAATAGGAAATG GCCCCCCTGAGTCCGTTTATGACTGGACAAAGGAATTTGATTCTGATTTGGctaatcaaaattcaaacaaccAGGCATTTTCTAGAAAGTATTGGCGCCTTCTCCAGTGCCAAAATG GTCTTCGGATATTTGAGGAGCTTGATGAAGTAGATATTCTT cCAAAGAGCTGCAGTAGAGCAATGAAAGCTGTTGGGGTGGTGGAAGCAACCTGTGAAGAAATATTTGAACTAATAATGGGCATGGATACGACACGATGCGA GTGGGATTGCAGTTTCCAGTATGGTAGCTTAGTGGAAGAAGTAGATGGACATACAGCTTTACTTTACCACAGACTTCAGTTAGATTGGTTCCCAAC GTTTGTATGGCCTCGTGACCTTTGCTATGTGCGCTATTGGCGTCGGAATGATGATGGGAGTTATG TTGTGCTATTCCGTTCTAGGGAGCATGAGAATTGTGGCCCTCAACCTGGATTTGTGCGAGCTCATATTGAAA GTGGAGGATACAATATTTCACCTCTGAAACCTCGTAATGGGAGGCCCAGAACACAGGTCCAACATCTTATGCAAATTGATCTAAAAGGCTGGGGAGTGGGTTATGTATCATCATTTCAGCAGCATTGTCTCCTTCAAATGTTAAATAGCGTTGCTG GATTGCGAGAATATTACTCTCAAACTGATGAAAGACCAGTTGCTCCTCGGATCCCTGTTATGGTTAATATGACATCAATATCCAGCTCTTCAAAGAGGAGTAAGAAGCTCCAGTCATCTTCTGCTCACCATCGCAGTCCTTCACTTGATCAAATACATGCAGCAAACAGAAATGCTGTTTTAATGGATGAAGACtctgatgaagatgaagatctCCAGGCAGATCAAGAG GCTTTGTCGTCTGCCTTTGAAGTTGAAGACAAGAGAACTG GCCATGAAGAAGAGTCTACAGACCAAATAGATTTATCCATCTTCTCTGGTAACCTTCGACGTGATGATCACGATAAGGCTCGCAACTGTTGGACATTGTCTAATGGAAACAACTTCAGAGTCCGGAGCAAGCACTTCTGTTATGACAAATCAAAA ATTCCTGCTGGCAAACATCTTATGGATCTAGTTGCTGTAGATTGGTTTAAAGATACAAAAAGAATGGATCATGTAGCTCGACGCCTGGGTTGTGCAGCTCAG GTTGCTTCAGATAAAGGACTTTTCTCTATCGTGTTTAATCTTCAA GTACCTGGATCGACACACTACAGCatggtattttattttgtgtccAAGGAACTAGTACCAGGATCTCTTTTGCAGAGGTTTGTCGATGGAGATGATGAGTTCCGCAATAGCAGGCTGAAGCTTATTCCATCAGTACCTAAG GGTTCTTGGATTGTACGCCAGAGTGTTGGCAGCACCCCTTGTTTATTGGGGAAAGCAGTTGATTGCAACTATATACGTGGTCCGAAGTATTTGGAA gTTGATATCGATATCGGTTCCTCCACTGTGGCAAATGGAGTGCTGGGCCTTGTGATTGGTGTTATTACGAGCCTTGTGGTCGACATGGCTTTTCTTGTACAG GCAAACAGTACAGATGAGTTGCCGGAGCGGTTGATCGGTGCTGTGAGAGTGTCTCATATAGAATTATCATCAGCTATTGTGCCGGTGCTGGAGACGGATTCTTCAGATTCACAGAAAACGTAG
- the LOC125214771 gene encoding protein ENHANCED DISEASE RESISTANCE 2-like isoform X1, with the protein MSNSKVVYEGWMVRYGRRKIGRSFIHMRYFVLESRLLAYYKKKPQDNVVPTKTLLIDGNCRVEDRGLKNNHGHMVYVLSVYNKKDKYNRITMAAFNIQEALIWKEKIESVIDQHQESQATNGNKYVSFEYKSGVDNGRNASSSEHDSQFSAAEDDDTNRSLLRRTTIGNAGPPESVYDWTKEFDSDLANQNSNNQAFSRKYWRLLQCQNGLRIFEELDEVDILPKSCSRAMKAVGVVEATCEEIFELIMGMDTTRCEWDCSFQYGSLVEEVDGHTALLYHRLQLDWFPTFVWPRDLCYVRYWRRNDDGSYVVLFRSREHENCGPQPGFVRAHIESGGYNISPLKPRNGRPRTQVQHLMQIDLKGWGVGYVSSFQQHCLLQMLNSVAGLREYYSQTDERPVAPRIPVMVNMTSISSSSKRSKKLQSSSAHHRSPSLDQIHAANRNAVLMDEDSDEDEDLQADQEALSSAFEVEDKRTGHEEESTDQIDLSIFSGNLRRDDHDKARNCWTLSNGNNFRVRSKHFCYDKSKIPAGKHLMDLVAVDWFKDTKRMDHVARRLGCAAQVASDKGLFSIVFNLQVPGSTHYSMVFYFVSKELVPGSLLQRFVDGDDEFRNSRLKLIPSVPKGSWIVRQSVGSTPCLLGKAVDCNYIRGPKYLEVDIDIGSSTVANGVLGLVIGVITSLVVDMAFLVQANSTDELPERLIGAVRVSHIELSSAIVPVLETDSSDSQKT; encoded by the exons ATGTCAAACTCGAAGGTGGTTTATGAAGGATGGATGGTGAGATACGGCCGCCGGAAGATTGGAAGATCATTTATTCACATGCGATATTTTGTGCTTGAGTCTAGGTTGTTGGCGTATTACAAGAAGAAGCCCCAAGACAATGTG GTGCCGACCAAGACGCTTCTTATAGATGGAAACTGTAGGGTGGAGGACCGAGGACTGAAGAATAATCATGGTCAT ATGGTGTACGTTCTGTCTGTATACAACAAGAAAGACAAATATAATCGAATCACA ATGGCAGCTTTCAACATTCAGGAGGCACTGatttggaaagagaaaattgaaTCTGTTATTGATCAG CATCAAGAATCTCAAGCTACTAATGGTAACAAATACGTTTCTTTTGAATATAAATCTGGTGTGGATAATGGGAGGAATGCTTCATCATCAGAACATGATAGCCA GTTTAGTGCTGCAGAAGATGATGATACTAATCGAAGTTTGTTACGTAGAACAACAATAGGAAATG CAGGCCCCCCTGAGTCCGTTTATGACTGGACAAAGGAATTTGATTCTGATTTGGctaatcaaaattcaaacaaccAGGCATTTTCTAGAAAGTATTGGCGCCTTCTCCAGTGCCAAAATG GTCTTCGGATATTTGAGGAGCTTGATGAAGTAGATATTCTT cCAAAGAGCTGCAGTAGAGCAATGAAAGCTGTTGGGGTGGTGGAAGCAACCTGTGAAGAAATATTTGAACTAATAATGGGCATGGATACGACACGATGCGA GTGGGATTGCAGTTTCCAGTATGGTAGCTTAGTGGAAGAAGTAGATGGACATACAGCTTTACTTTACCACAGACTTCAGTTAGATTGGTTCCCAAC GTTTGTATGGCCTCGTGACCTTTGCTATGTGCGCTATTGGCGTCGGAATGATGATGGGAGTTATG TTGTGCTATTCCGTTCTAGGGAGCATGAGAATTGTGGCCCTCAACCTGGATTTGTGCGAGCTCATATTGAAA GTGGAGGATACAATATTTCACCTCTGAAACCTCGTAATGGGAGGCCCAGAACACAGGTCCAACATCTTATGCAAATTGATCTAAAAGGCTGGGGAGTGGGTTATGTATCATCATTTCAGCAGCATTGTCTCCTTCAAATGTTAAATAGCGTTGCTG GATTGCGAGAATATTACTCTCAAACTGATGAAAGACCAGTTGCTCCTCGGATCCCTGTTATGGTTAATATGACATCAATATCCAGCTCTTCAAAGAGGAGTAAGAAGCTCCAGTCATCTTCTGCTCACCATCGCAGTCCTTCACTTGATCAAATACATGCAGCAAACAGAAATGCTGTTTTAATGGATGAAGACtctgatgaagatgaagatctCCAGGCAGATCAAGAG GCTTTGTCGTCTGCCTTTGAAGTTGAAGACAAGAGAACTG GCCATGAAGAAGAGTCTACAGACCAAATAGATTTATCCATCTTCTCTGGTAACCTTCGACGTGATGATCACGATAAGGCTCGCAACTGTTGGACATTGTCTAATGGAAACAACTTCAGAGTCCGGAGCAAGCACTTCTGTTATGACAAATCAAAA ATTCCTGCTGGCAAACATCTTATGGATCTAGTTGCTGTAGATTGGTTTAAAGATACAAAAAGAATGGATCATGTAGCTCGACGCCTGGGTTGTGCAGCTCAG GTTGCTTCAGATAAAGGACTTTTCTCTATCGTGTTTAATCTTCAA GTACCTGGATCGACACACTACAGCatggtattttattttgtgtccAAGGAACTAGTACCAGGATCTCTTTTGCAGAGGTTTGTCGATGGAGATGATGAGTTCCGCAATAGCAGGCTGAAGCTTATTCCATCAGTACCTAAG GGTTCTTGGATTGTACGCCAGAGTGTTGGCAGCACCCCTTGTTTATTGGGGAAAGCAGTTGATTGCAACTATATACGTGGTCCGAAGTATTTGGAA gTTGATATCGATATCGGTTCCTCCACTGTGGCAAATGGAGTGCTGGGCCTTGTGATTGGTGTTATTACGAGCCTTGTGGTCGACATGGCTTTTCTTGTACAG GCAAACAGTACAGATGAGTTGCCGGAGCGGTTGATCGGTGCTGTGAGAGTGTCTCATATAGAATTATCATCAGCTATTGTGCCGGTGCTGGAGACGGATTCTTCAGATTCACAGAAAACGTAG
- the LOC125216502 gene encoding transmembrane protein 45B-like — translation MGSFPGHMVPGTLFLVVGMWHVWCSICRYVLDPETYGVRVWNPVRAFGGRVKYLELYVIAVGGFVDLCIEFLYATHLNIVVDGALNPSHINNFEHSAMLLMFFIFGVITLLCEQTRHLPLSEGALCLIAAAAFTAEYLLFNFHSTTHKGLEGYYHRVLVLLIGLCIASTIAGALMPTSFPADLTSGIAITLQGLWFYQTAFTLYGSMMPDGCVLNIDKITCRSLEHEARGELLANLQLFIQVFGVLASASGAYVYAHPRFSH, via the exons ATGGGATCGTTTCCGGGGCATATGGTTCCAGGAACGTTGTTTTTGGTTGTCGGGATGTGGCACGTCTGGTGCTCTATATGTCGATATGTGTTGGATCCTGAGACGTACGGGGTCAGGGTTTGGAACCCGGTTCGAGCATTTGGTGGCAGGGTTAAGTACCTTGAGCTCTATGTCATTGCAGTTGGAGGCTTTGTTGATCTCTGCATAGAGTTTCTTTATGCAACCCATCTCAACATCGTTGTCGATGGCGCCTTGAACCCTTCTCACATTAACAACTTTGAGCACTCAGCAATGCTCCTCATGTTCTTCATCTTTGGAGTAATCACACTCCTCTGTGAACAGACAAG GCATCTGCCATTGTCTGAAGGTGCATTGTGCCTGATTGCTGCAGCAGCATTCACAGCAGAGTACCTCTTGTTCAACTTCCACTCGACTACGCACAAGGGGCTCGAGGGGTACTACCACCGTGTCCTGGTACTACTGATAGGCCTATGTATAGCATCAACTATCGCGGGAGCACTCATGCCGACCAGCTTCCCAGCTGATTTAACCAGTGGCATTGCTATAACACTCCAAGGCCTTTGGTTCTATCAGACTGCCTTCACTCTCTATGGCTCAATGATGCCGGATGGCTGTGTTCTCAACATCGACAAAATCACATGTCGTTCCTTGGAGCACGAAGCCCGTGGCGAGCTGCTGGCTAATCTCCAGCTGTTCATTCAAGTTTTTGGTGTTCTTGCTTCTGCTTCTGGTGCATATGTTTATGCACATCCCAGATTCAGCCACTGA
- the LOC125210728 gene encoding MOB kinase activator-like 1A, which yields MSLFGLGRNQRTFRPKKSAPSGSKGAQLRQHIDATLGSGNLREAVRLPPGEDFNEWLAVNTVDFFNQVNLLYGTLTEFCTPENCPTMSAGPKYEYRWADGVTIKKPIEVSAPKYVEYLMDWIETQLDDESLFPQRLGAPFPTNFRDVVKTIFKRLFRVYAHIYHSHFQKIVSLKEEAHLNTCFKHFILFTYEFSLIDKKELAPLQELIESIVPY from the exons GAATCAAAGGACATTCCGGCCTAAGAAAAGTGCCCCATCAGGCAGTAAG GGTGCACAGCTTAGACAGCATATTGATGCCACTTTAGGTAGTGGAAACTTGCGAGAAGCTGTAAGGCTACCTCCTGGTGAAGATTTTAATGAATGGCTAGCTGTTAACa CTGTAGATTTCTTCAACCAGGTGAATCTTCTCTATGGCACCCTCACAGAGTTCTGTACACCAGAAAACTGCCCTACAATGTCTGCTGGTCCCAA GTACGAGTACAGATGGGCAGATGGTGTAACAATCAAAAAACCTATTGAAGTTTCGGCTCCTAAATATGTCGAATATTTGATGGACTGGATTGAGACGCAATTGGATGATGAATCTCTATTTCCGCAAAGGCTTG GTGCACCATTTCCTACTAATTTCAGGGATGTTGTGAAGACTATATTCAAGCGGTTATTCCGCGTGTATGCTCATATAtatcattcacattttcaGAAGATTGTGAGTCTTAAGGAGGAAGCCCACTTAAATACTTGCTTCAAgcattttatactttttacATAC GAATTTTCGCTGATAGACAAGAAGGAACTCGCACCACTACAAGAGCTCATTGAATCAATTGTCCCATATTAA